Proteins found in one Acidimicrobiia bacterium genomic segment:
- the serC gene encoding 3-phosphoserine/phosphohydroxythreonine transaminase, translating to MRKFNFSAGPCTLPLEVLEEAQVEFVDYHGAGMSLVEMSHRSSTYDAVHMEAMAKAKSVFGAPDDFSVVFLGGGATLQFAMIPMNLLAEGQRGAHVVTGEWASKALSDGSHHGDLYAAWDGGSEGYRRMPAPEEIVIEPNTRYLHVTSNETIGGIRFNEFPDVGVPLVGDMSSDYMTRAIPWDLFDLVYGGAQKNLGPAGVDITFIRNSVLEETNRDLGAYLRYDIHASKNSMYNTPPVYAVYMVGKVLRWMESQGGLAVMESQASRKSGLVYDAIDASDGFYRSQVDRRSRSHMNVVFHLPSEELDAGFLAEATRRNMSGLKGYRTVGGVRASLYNALPVEAVDALVELMADFRSANA from the coding sequence ATGCGTAAGTTCAATTTCAGTGCCGGCCCGTGCACCCTGCCTCTCGAAGTTCTCGAGGAAGCCCAGGTCGAATTTGTCGACTATCACGGTGCCGGCATGTCACTTGTCGAGATGAGCCATCGTTCGTCCACATACGATGCTGTTCACATGGAAGCGATGGCGAAAGCGAAGTCGGTCTTTGGCGCTCCAGACGACTTCTCCGTCGTGTTTCTCGGTGGCGGAGCGACGCTTCAGTTCGCAATGATTCCCATGAATCTTCTGGCGGAAGGGCAGCGAGGCGCCCATGTCGTGACCGGAGAATGGGCCTCGAAAGCGCTGTCGGACGGGAGCCATCACGGTGATCTCTACGCCGCTTGGGACGGTGGATCGGAAGGCTACCGGCGCATGCCGGCTCCCGAAGAGATTGTCATCGAGCCAAACACCCGGTACCTCCATGTCACATCGAACGAAACGATCGGAGGTATCCGGTTCAATGAGTTTCCCGACGTAGGTGTTCCGCTGGTGGGAGATATGTCATCTGACTACATGACTCGTGCCATTCCGTGGGATCTTTTTGATCTCGTCTACGGCGGCGCCCAAAAGAATCTGGGACCCGCCGGGGTGGATATCACGTTCATACGGAATTCAGTCCTTGAGGAGACCAATCGCGATCTTGGTGCGTACTTGCGCTACGACATCCACGCCTCCAAGAATTCGATGTACAACACGCCACCGGTCTATGCCGTCTACATGGTCGGCAAGGTTCTTCGTTGGATGGAATCGCAGGGGGGCCTGGCGGTGATGGAATCCCAGGCGTCCAGGAAGTCGGGGTTGGTGTATGACGCGATTGATGCCAGCGATGGCTTCTACCGGAGCCAGGTCGATCGAAGATCCCGGTCGCACATGAATGTGGTCTTTCACCTTCCGTCTGAGGAACTCGACGCGGGGTTTCTCGCCGAGGCGACCCGTCGGAACATGAGTGGACTCAAGGGATATCGAACCGTCGGGGGAGTACGGGCCAGCCTGTACAACGCTCTGCCCGTTGAAGCTGTTGACGCACTTGTGGAGCTGATGGCCGACTTTCGGTCGGCCAACGCCTGA
- a CDS encoding TetR/AcrR family transcriptional regulator has product MTTTEPSRREMILDAAVALFRTQGFHGAGIDDIGAAAGISGPGVYRHFENKHALLVAMSERVVERLLAHNERVAQEEANPMKALERLVKTHASFVFSSRELITVYVIEERNLPGPARDRVNQKQREYVNGWVNFLSQLAPDGDESQLKAVAIAVIGMINTAGHPDSKDQNRAVVEQMAMASLMAGALAVNRNSGERVPNEVSD; this is encoded by the coding sequence ATGACAACGACCGAACCGTCCCGCCGAGAAATGATCCTCGATGCTGCCGTTGCGTTGTTCCGAACCCAGGGATTTCACGGGGCCGGCATCGATGACATCGGGGCAGCGGCCGGTATTTCTGGACCCGGGGTCTATCGACATTTCGAAAACAAACATGCGCTTCTGGTCGCCATGTCCGAGCGGGTCGTCGAGCGATTGTTGGCCCACAACGAGCGGGTCGCCCAAGAGGAAGCGAATCCGATGAAGGCCCTCGAACGGCTTGTGAAAACTCACGCTTCGTTCGTCTTCAGTTCGCGAGAACTCATCACCGTCTACGTAATCGAGGAGCGCAACCTGCCCGGCCCGGCCCGGGACCGCGTGAACCAGAAGCAACGCGAATACGTCAATGGGTGGGTCAACTTCTTGTCGCAGCTTGCCCCCGACGGGGACGAATCACAGCTAAAGGCGGTCGCCATTGCTGTGATCGGCATGATCAATACGGCCGGGCATCCCGACTCGAAAGATCAGAACCGGGCCGTCGTAGAACAGATGGCAATGGCGTCCCTCATGGCCGGCGCCCTGGCAGTCAATCGAAATAGCGGAGAAAGAGTCCCGAACGAGGTTTCGGACTGA
- a CDS encoding acyl-CoA carboxylase subunit beta, producing MPQITSKIDPHSDQYLANQAAMRDILLEFETEMARSRAGGGPKYVELHRSRDKLLVRERIELLIDRDAPFLELSSLAAWGTEFPTGANVVTGIGIINGVECVLSAHDPTTQAGASNPYSLAKSLRAQDIALENRLPMVNLVESGGADLPNQSEVFLNGGKWFRNLTNMSKQGIPTIALVFGNSTAGGAYVPGMCDYAVMVKERAKVFLGGPPLVKMATGEISTDEELGGAEMHSRVSGLSDYFAQDEYDAIRIGREIVGHLNWRKAGPGPSRPTRPPLYDAEEILGIVSSDLRVPFDMREILARIVDGSEFDEYKQLYGQSLLTGWATIYGYPVGVLANQSGVLFSEEAEKATEFIQLCNRYDLPLIFIHNTTGYMVGKQYEQQGIIKDGAKMVNAVANSEVPHIVLMAGSSYGAGNYGMGGKAFRPRFVFGWPNHKVAVMGAEQLAGVMDIITRAGMERRGLDVNEEALEAQKDVIRQQILREEIAYFSTARVKDDGLIDPRDTRQAFGMALSAVHSGPVKGTDAFGVFRM from the coding sequence ATGCCGCAGATCACGTCAAAGATCGACCCACACTCGGATCAATACCTGGCGAATCAGGCCGCCATGCGCGACATTTTGCTCGAATTCGAGACCGAAATGGCCCGTTCCAGGGCGGGCGGGGGCCCCAAGTACGTCGAACTCCATCGAAGCCGGGACAAACTGCTCGTCCGCGAACGAATCGAGCTTCTCATTGATCGTGACGCTCCGTTCCTCGAACTCTCGTCATTGGCCGCCTGGGGTACGGAGTTCCCGACCGGTGCCAACGTCGTCACGGGAATTGGCATCATCAATGGAGTTGAGTGCGTTCTGTCTGCCCACGACCCGACGACGCAGGCGGGAGCTTCCAATCCGTACTCGCTCGCCAAGTCGCTTCGGGCCCAGGACATCGCTCTTGAGAACCGGCTACCGATGGTCAACCTGGTCGAGTCTGGTGGCGCCGACCTACCCAACCAGAGCGAAGTTTTCCTGAACGGGGGCAAATGGTTCCGCAACCTGACGAACATGTCGAAGCAAGGCATTCCAACCATTGCACTCGTTTTTGGGAACTCCACAGCTGGCGGAGCATACGTCCCGGGGATGTGCGACTACGCGGTCATGGTCAAAGAACGGGCCAAGGTATTCCTCGGAGGCCCGCCACTCGTCAAGATGGCGACGGGAGAGATTTCAACCGATGAAGAACTCGGCGGGGCGGAAATGCATTCGCGGGTATCCGGGCTGAGCGACTACTTCGCTCAGGACGAATACGACGCCATTCGAATCGGTCGCGAAATCGTCGGCCACCTCAACTGGCGAAAGGCCGGCCCGGGTCCATCACGACCAACCCGCCCGCCCCTCTACGACGCCGAAGAGATCCTCGGAATCGTTTCGTCGGATCTGAGGGTGCCATTCGATATGCGAGAGATCCTCGCCAGGATCGTCGATGGCTCCGAGTTCGACGAGTACAAGCAGTTGTACGGGCAGTCTCTGCTGACCGGGTGGGCAACCATATATGGTTACCCGGTCGGGGTTCTCGCCAACCAGTCGGGGGTTCTCTTTTCTGAAGAAGCCGAAAAAGCCACGGAGTTCATACAGCTCTGCAATAGATACGACCTGCCTCTCATCTTCATTCACAACACGACCGGCTACATGGTCGGCAAGCAGTATGAGCAACAAGGCATCATCAAAGACGGCGCGAAGATGGTGAATGCGGTCGCCAACTCTGAAGTCCCCCACATCGTGCTCATGGCGGGCTCGTCTTACGGGGCCGGCAACTACGGCATGGGCGGCAAGGCCTTCCGTCCTCGATTTGTATTTGGCTGGCCAAACCACAAGGTGGCGGTAATGGGCGCCGAGCAACTGGCCGGCGTCATGGACATCATCACACGGGCCGGGATGGAACGGCGTGGACTCGATGTCAACGAGGAAGCACTCGAAGCACAGAAGGATGTCATTCGACAGCAAATCCTCCGCGAGGAGATCGCCTACTTCTCAACCGCCCGGGTGAAGGACGATGGTCTGATCGACCCTCGCGACACGCGCCAGGCATTCGGAATGGCACTCTCTGCTGTGCACTCGGGACCAGTCAAGGGGACGGACGCTTTCGGCGTTTTTCGGATGTAG
- a CDS encoding ATP-grasp domain-containing protein, with protein MISKLLIANRGEIARRIIRTCHEMGIATVAVFSDADKDASFVHEAGEAFALGGNTPAESYLRGEAIIEAALATGSDAIHPGYGFLAENAKFASDCADAGVIFVGPSPSSIADMGDKLSAKRTMEAAGVPTLKSVLVSIEDPESAATEAAGIGYPVLVKATAGGGGKGMRIVASEDRLADSIAGAAREAEAAFGDGTVFLEPYLDAPRHIEIQVFGDSHGNVTHLFERECSIQRRHQKIIEESPSPALTPELRAQMGAAAVTACRAVDYVGAGTVEFLFKDGDFYFLEMNTRLQVEHPVTECVTGLDLVRLQIEVAEGRALPTAALTPTMTGHAIEARLYAEDPRNGYLPSIGTIDRFQIDGARVDSGVEEGSEVSVFYDPMIAKVVVHAATRQDASRQLATALANASIHGVITNRDLLVGILRHPEFVSGETDTHFLERNPAGTLGMPRADDSVTQRHAVAAALVGQSHRRESSKVVPDLPSGWRNSPSQPQSISYMGQHGPLHVSYLFNRDGVSVSVNDQPMPLTIHSLGDWSADLQFGLNRRRYQVREVGDRWLVDGPDGASTLIELSRFPASEPEIVVGSMVSPMPGRVIRVDVADGDRVAAGTSLVIIEAMKMEHTIAAPAAGTVTSVNVTVGEQVGAEQVLIVIEADESS; from the coding sequence ATGATTTCCAAGCTGCTGATCGCCAACCGGGGCGAAATCGCCCGCCGGATTATCCGCACGTGTCACGAGATGGGTATTGCCACCGTGGCAGTCTTCTCAGATGCCGATAAGGACGCCTCTTTTGTACACGAGGCAGGCGAGGCTTTCGCACTTGGAGGTAACACCCCGGCGGAGTCATACCTCCGGGGCGAGGCCATCATCGAGGCGGCCCTGGCCACCGGATCAGATGCCATCCACCCCGGTTACGGTTTCCTGGCCGAGAATGCCAAGTTCGCATCGGACTGCGCAGATGCCGGGGTCATATTCGTTGGTCCGTCACCGTCCTCCATCGCCGACATGGGCGACAAACTGTCAGCCAAACGAACGATGGAGGCTGCCGGGGTACCAACCTTGAAGAGCGTTCTGGTCAGCATCGAAGACCCGGAATCAGCTGCTACAGAAGCAGCTGGGATCGGCTACCCGGTCCTGGTGAAAGCCACTGCCGGCGGTGGCGGCAAGGGTATGCGAATCGTCGCATCCGAGGATCGACTGGCCGACTCGATCGCCGGCGCTGCCCGCGAGGCAGAAGCGGCCTTCGGGGACGGAACCGTGTTTCTGGAACCGTACCTGGACGCTCCCCGGCATATCGAAATCCAGGTATTCGGAGATAGCCATGGCAACGTCACGCACCTGTTCGAGCGCGAATGCTCGATCCAACGTCGCCATCAGAAGATCATCGAGGAATCGCCGTCCCCCGCACTGACTCCGGAGTTGCGAGCTCAGATGGGAGCGGCTGCAGTGACCGCCTGCCGGGCGGTTGATTACGTGGGAGCCGGGACCGTCGAATTCCTTTTCAAGGATGGTGACTTCTACTTCCTCGAGATGAACACCCGCCTTCAGGTCGAACACCCGGTGACCGAGTGCGTGACAGGTCTCGATCTGGTCCGACTTCAGATTGAGGTCGCCGAGGGCCGTGCGCTACCAACCGCCGCGTTGACACCGACCATGACCGGCCATGCCATCGAGGCGCGTCTCTACGCCGAGGACCCACGTAATGGGTACCTCCCTTCGATCGGCACCATCGATCGCTTCCAGATCGACGGTGCCAGGGTTGATAGCGGGGTTGAAGAAGGAAGCGAAGTTTCAGTCTTCTACGACCCGATGATCGCCAAGGTGGTCGTTCATGCGGCAACCCGTCAAGACGCCAGCCGTCAGCTCGCTACCGCGCTGGCCAATGCATCGATCCACGGGGTGATCACGAACCGGGACCTGCTGGTGGGGATTCTGCGACACCCCGAATTCGTCTCCGGTGAAACGGACACTCACTTCTTGGAGCGCAACCCTGCCGGGACGTTGGGAATGCCACGGGCCGACGACTCGGTTACCCAGCGTCACGCGGTTGCCGCCGCCCTGGTCGGCCAGTCACATCGGAGGGAAAGCTCAAAGGTGGTCCCGGACCTGCCAAGCGGATGGCGAAACAGTCCCTCTCAACCACAGAGCATCTCCTATATGGGACAGCATGGCCCTCTCCACGTGTCATACCTCTTCAATCGGGACGGAGTCAGCGTGTCGGTCAACGACCAACCGATGCCACTGACGATCCACTCCCTCGGCGATTGGAGTGCAGACCTGCAATTTGGATTGAACCGGCGGCGATATCAGGTGCGCGAGGTGGGTGACCGATGGCTGGTCGACGGACCTGACGGTGCATCGACGTTGATCGAACTGTCCCGGTTCCCGGCCTCGGAACCAGAAATCGTTGTCGGCTCCATGGTTTCACCCATGCCGGGTCGGGTGATCCGCGTAGACGTCGCTGACGGCGACCGAGTAGCGGCCGGAACGAGCCTGGTCATCATCGAAGCGATGAAAATGGAACATACGATCGCCGCCCCGGCGGCCGGCACGGTGACCTCTGTGAACGTGACCGTCGGCGAACAAGTTGGCGCCGAACAAGTACTGATCGTTATCGAAGCCGACGAATCGTCGTGA
- a CDS encoding M23 family metallopeptidase has product MKQIFVALLIALTLIPATSTPAQAITEQDIVFPVIGDVQFDNSWGNARSGGRRHQGTDIMADKMLPVVAVADGVIDWVHDGTRKTCCALGITHDDGWESYYIHMNNDTPGTDDARGWGFAPGIEEGTRVIAGQLIGWVGDSGNAEGTASHIHFELHQPDGTKINPYDSLLAAPQAATLTIAGSIPFDAATAIADSLGGRLPIGDLTTVGEDALPATAATVRVNDDMLLLLTRQSHVAESVDFLYPTVQVVEFILIEELETIQARLEVRPPA; this is encoded by the coding sequence ATGAAACAAATCTTCGTTGCTCTCCTCATCGCGCTCACCCTCATCCCGGCAACATCGACTCCGGCCCAGGCGATCACCGAACAAGACATCGTTTTCCCGGTGATTGGCGACGTTCAGTTCGACAACAGCTGGGGCAACGCTCGATCCGGGGGACGACGTCACCAGGGAACCGACATCATGGCCGACAAGATGCTGCCGGTCGTCGCCGTGGCCGACGGTGTGATCGACTGGGTTCACGACGGCACCCGCAAAACCTGCTGTGCGCTCGGCATCACCCACGATGACGGCTGGGAATCGTATTACATCCACATGAACAACGACACCCCGGGCACCGACGATGCCAGAGGCTGGGGATTCGCCCCTGGTATCGAAGAGGGAACACGCGTGATCGCCGGACAGCTCATCGGCTGGGTCGGCGATTCGGGAAATGCCGAAGGAACCGCCTCTCACATTCACTTTGAACTCCATCAGCCCGATGGAACCAAGATCAATCCGTACGACTCCCTCCTGGCCGCCCCCCAGGCTGCGACCTTGACTATCGCAGGCTCGATCCCGTTTGACGCCGCCACGGCGATAGCCGACTCCCTCGGTGGGCGGTTGCCAATCGGTGACTTGACCACCGTTGGCGAAGACGCCCTGCCGGCCACTGCCGCCACCGTCCGGGTCAACGATGACATGCTGCTCTTGCTCACGAGGCAGAGCCACGTCGCAGAGTCGGTTGACTTTCTCTATCCCACCGTCCAGGTCGTGGAGTTCATTCTCATCGAGGAACTCGAGACAATCCAGGCCAGACTTGAGGTCCGCCCTCCCGCCTAG
- a CDS encoding M15 family metallopeptidase: MKIPASLLVLLLFVGLFVGAVPDEVLAIGETWPNSNESDGCGGLQTPTPLATRIGSLPSSEPLRGPYGDMFGRTIGAVSAELVTWTVPMSGGRTVRIHKRALPAFKKAAANLAAEQAKGHYYAIGGYTYAHSARTVGGSYGVSRHAFGIAIDINANTNPYQAGPFEDGDRFRTDMPPWFVKAWTDAGFCWGGDWHGSKDPMHFSWQGPGFTDGFGSPDPSYSVKTVATDFSSKVFDEPTFFGGLAGVHLIGDVSGDGAPDPIRAFDKNGNVVIQYVSTRSEYAECTGVSGVIPNASISTDEVLVGDFAGYRRSEVGVVDESGSLVTIELVSQRGEAGDTIKIATSIPVRPDQTYLVGDHNWDGSPDIYVIVNRGSASDVEVWDGASGFTTKSVEFVGLFGDTAGWQFSLGDRDLDDRPDLYAFEPHSGGAVVHIYTNAGQMLTAGSAIDISSGVVTVADFDGDGRDDIWVNAGGSSFSAYLGGSGTPTSSWFRNPKWECPDEWDPLVYNGTFFDDDTSLFEADIEWLFGEGVTFGCNPPKNDKFCAGDAVTRGQMAAFLSRAFHLPAAPSAEFTDTSESIFAVDIDRLAAAGITLGCGDGTRFCPDKPVTREQMAAFLVRGLGYTDRLDNPFSDDDGSVFESDIEKLAAAGVTIGCNPPDNTLFCPRQAVTRGQMAAFLHRALG; this comes from the coding sequence GTGAAGATTCCGGCCAGCCTTCTCGTTCTCCTCCTTTTTGTCGGACTCTTTGTCGGCGCGGTTCCCGATGAGGTTCTTGCCATCGGAGAAACCTGGCCGAACTCAAACGAATCAGATGGCTGCGGGGGCCTCCAGACACCCACGCCATTGGCAACGAGAATCGGGTCCTTACCTTCCAGCGAGCCGTTGCGAGGACCATACGGCGACATGTTCGGGCGCACCATCGGAGCCGTAAGCGCCGAACTGGTCACGTGGACCGTACCAATGAGTGGTGGACGGACGGTCCGGATACACAAACGGGCACTCCCGGCGTTCAAGAAGGCCGCCGCCAACCTGGCCGCTGAGCAAGCCAAAGGCCACTATTACGCCATCGGTGGCTACACCTACGCGCATTCCGCACGAACCGTCGGAGGATCATATGGAGTCTCCAGACACGCATTCGGGATAGCGATCGATATCAATGCGAACACGAACCCCTATCAGGCGGGACCATTCGAGGATGGCGATCGCTTCAGGACTGACATGCCTCCCTGGTTCGTCAAGGCGTGGACCGACGCCGGGTTTTGCTGGGGTGGCGATTGGCACGGTTCAAAAGACCCAATGCATTTTTCGTGGCAGGGACCCGGTTTCACGGACGGGTTCGGATCCCCGGATCCGTCGTACTCCGTGAAGACCGTAGCGACTGATTTTTCATCCAAGGTATTTGACGAACCCACCTTTTTTGGGGGTCTGGCCGGTGTTCACCTCATCGGCGACGTGAGTGGCGACGGAGCCCCGGATCCGATCCGGGCCTTTGACAAGAATGGAAACGTCGTAATTCAATATGTCTCCACCCGGTCGGAGTACGCCGAGTGCACCGGCGTCTCGGGGGTAATACCCAACGCTTCGATCTCTACCGATGAGGTGCTCGTCGGTGACTTTGCCGGTTACCGACGGTCCGAGGTCGGGGTGGTGGACGAATCGGGGAGCCTGGTGACGATCGAGTTGGTTTCGCAGCGTGGTGAAGCGGGTGACACGATAAAGATTGCGACGTCGATACCGGTTCGGCCAGACCAGACCTATCTTGTTGGCGACCACAACTGGGATGGTTCCCCGGACATCTATGTGATCGTCAACCGCGGATCGGCCTCCGATGTCGAGGTCTGGGACGGTGCTTCTGGATTCACGACCAAATCGGTTGAATTTGTGGGACTGTTCGGTGATACGGCCGGGTGGCAGTTCTCGCTTGGTGATCGCGATCTTGATGATCGCCCCGACTTGTACGCCTTCGAACCGCACTCCGGTGGCGCGGTCGTACACATCTACACGAATGCGGGCCAGATGCTGACCGCCGGCAGTGCGATTGATATTTCCTCAGGGGTTGTGACGGTGGCCGACTTCGATGGTGACGGTCGCGATGACATATGGGTGAATGCCGGCGGGAGCTCTTTTTCGGCGTACCTGGGAGGCAGCGGCACTCCGACGTCGTCGTGGTTCCGGAACCCGAAATGGGAATGTCCTGACGAGTGGGATCCACTTGTCTACAACGGCACGTTCTTCGACGACGATACGTCCCTTTTCGAGGCTGACATTGAATGGCTATTTGGCGAAGGCGTCACCTTCGGATGTAACCCACCAAAGAACGATAAATTCTGTGCGGGGGATGCTGTTACCCGTGGTCAGATGGCTGCCTTTCTATCGCGGGCGTTCCATCTCCCAGCTGCTCCGAGTGCCGAATTCACGGATACGAGCGAAAGTATCTTTGCTGTTGACATCGATCGATTGGCCGCGGCTGGTATCACGCTCGGCTGCGGGGATGGCACGCGGTTCTGTCCGGATAAGCCTGTCACTCGAGAACAGATGGCCGCCTTTCTCGTCCGGGGTCTCGGTTACACCGATCGGCTTGACAATCCATTCAGCGATGACGACGGTTCCGTGTTCGAATCGGACATAGAGAAGCTGGCTGCCGCCGGGGTGACGATTGGCTGCAATCCGCCTGACAACACGTTGTTTTGCCCGAGGCAGGCGGTCACCCGGGGCCAGATGGCGGCGTTTCTCCACCGGGCGCTCGGGTAG
- a CDS encoding hydroxyacid dehydrogenase: MRILFADSFPEHLRSQFVGHTVDIRPDLDGDGLIEAIDSFEVLVVRSTKVPVEVLSAGRSLELVIRAGAGTNTIDVQAASERGIFVCNVPGKNAIAVAELVMGLITSIDRRIPDNVADLRAGVWNKKLYSKADGLAGKTLAVVGLGEIGLAVAERARAFDMIVLAADKGGRPKASITRARQVGVIFVPDDDTLLGSADIVSLHVPLIESTRHLVDRAFLDKCRDGAWIINTSRGEVVNEADLMEALDTRDMMAGLDVFADEPTSPAGEFVSEIARHRRVYGTHHIGASTEQAQNAIAEEVASIVERFANGEVTNCVNLVDTPLGPCTVTVRHLDKVGVLSELLGVLKAADVNVEQMNNQIFQGAVAAVATIRTAQGISDEVADQLRQVDHVLGVTVQTEE; this comes from the coding sequence ATGCGAATTCTGTTTGCCGATTCTTTCCCTGAGCACCTCCGGTCCCAATTTGTCGGGCACACGGTCGACATCCGACCAGATCTCGATGGAGATGGCTTGATCGAAGCGATTGATTCGTTCGAGGTCCTGGTCGTGCGGTCTACGAAAGTCCCTGTCGAAGTGTTGTCTGCCGGGCGGAGCCTCGAACTGGTCATCCGGGCTGGTGCAGGTACCAACACAATCGACGTGCAGGCGGCATCCGAGCGTGGCATTTTCGTCTGCAACGTCCCGGGCAAGAACGCCATTGCGGTAGCGGAGCTCGTGATGGGTCTTATTACCTCAATCGACCGCCGGATCCCTGACAATGTGGCGGATTTGCGGGCAGGCGTTTGGAACAAGAAGCTGTACTCGAAGGCCGATGGGCTAGCGGGCAAGACGCTGGCAGTGGTCGGCCTGGGAGAAATCGGGCTGGCCGTCGCCGAACGGGCCAGGGCCTTTGACATGATTGTGCTGGCCGCCGACAAGGGTGGTCGTCCCAAGGCGAGTATCACCAGGGCGCGGCAAGTGGGAGTGATCTTCGTGCCGGACGACGACACGTTGCTCGGATCGGCCGACATCGTGTCGCTCCATGTACCGCTGATCGAGTCAACCCGGCACCTCGTCGATCGGGCCTTCCTCGACAAATGCCGCGATGGGGCCTGGATCATCAACACGTCGCGGGGGGAGGTTGTGAACGAAGCGGACCTCATGGAGGCACTTGATACGCGGGACATGATGGCCGGCCTCGATGTATTTGCGGACGAGCCGACTTCGCCTGCAGGCGAGTTCGTGTCGGAAATTGCCCGCCATCGGAGGGTATACGGCACCCATCACATTGGTGCGTCAACCGAACAGGCCCAGAATGCCATTGCCGAAGAGGTAGCGTCGATTGTCGAACGTTTCGCAAATGGCGAAGTAACCAACTGTGTCAACCTCGTAGACACCCCGCTCGGACCTTGCACGGTGACGGTGCGTCATCTCGACAAGGTTGGCGTCTTGTCTGAGCTGCTTGGTGTGTTGAAAGCTGCTGATGTCAACGTCGAACAGATGAATAATCAGATCTTCCAGGGCGCCGTTGCGGCGGTGGCGACAATTCGTACTGCCCAGGGCATTAGCGACGAGGTTGCCGATCAACTTCGCCAGGTCGACCACGTGCTCGGGGTCACCGTGCAAACAGAGGAGTAG
- a CDS encoding DUF1015 family protein, with the protein MHLEPIAVSLVSPELADRVAIPAYDNLTARERAALADDEPLSFLHAIGLGSDPIGAAVAGLDRVRLAFDEPRSRAFCYRLQQGDSLQTGLVCGIPFDQLALVRPHEATSPSRVEALVTYTEKVRVVSSPVAVAYRHTEAMEALMAVTTAGIPSHNFVSRDGLRQTIWEVSADDVRTAGASIEAVYITDGHHRVASLKSYAERNHVKPALLAVLFAHDDMTVAAYNRILLRMDAAEVIARLEALGARVTDLERPAPGHTIALFKNQRWLVRLPAATTDSPAARLDSARLDEHVIGPLMGSSVPGGNVVAVPGPVPIDAVQVAEADGVAFLLADPTIDQMMAVADAHENMPAKSTYFSPKPRSGLFLRYFD; encoded by the coding sequence ATGCATCTGGAACCGATCGCGGTTTCTCTGGTCAGTCCCGAGCTGGCCGATCGGGTGGCTATTCCGGCTTACGACAATTTGACGGCCCGTGAGCGTGCTGCTCTGGCGGACGATGAGCCGTTGAGTTTCCTTCATGCCATCGGTTTGGGATCGGATCCGATCGGCGCAGCGGTGGCCGGGCTCGACCGGGTTCGGTTGGCCTTCGACGAGCCCCGTTCTCGAGCGTTTTGCTACCGATTGCAGCAGGGTGACAGCCTGCAAACTGGTCTCGTTTGTGGGATCCCATTCGATCAACTGGCTTTGGTCAGACCGCACGAGGCCACCAGCCCCAGCAGGGTCGAAGCGCTGGTTACCTACACCGAGAAGGTGAGGGTGGTTTCGTCGCCGGTGGCCGTGGCCTACCGCCACACCGAAGCCATGGAAGCGTTGATGGCTGTTACTACCGCGGGAATCCCGAGTCACAATTTTGTAAGCCGGGATGGACTTCGCCAGACGATATGGGAAGTGTCTGCTGATGACGTTAGGACCGCCGGAGCATCGATCGAGGCTGTCTATATCACCGATGGTCATCACCGGGTCGCCTCGCTCAAATCATACGCAGAGCGCAACCATGTGAAGCCGGCCTTGTTGGCGGTTCTGTTTGCCCACGACGACATGACCGTGGCCGCATACAATCGCATCTTGCTGCGGATGGATGCCGCCGAGGTGATCGCCAGGTTGGAGGCCCTCGGTGCCCGGGTCACGGACCTTGAGCGACCAGCCCCTGGCCACACGATCGCCTTGTTCAAAAACCAACGATGGCTGGTGCGCCTGCCGGCCGCCACCACCGACTCCCCAGCCGCCCGACTCGATTCGGCTCGTCTCGATGAGCATGTCATCGGGCCTCTGATGGGGTCATCGGTTCCGGGCGGCAATGTCGTCGCGGTGCCCGGTCCGGTTCCGATAGATGCTGTCCAGGTAGCCGAGGCCGATGGCGTGGCATTTCTGCTGGCTGATCCGACCATCGATCAGATGATGGCAGTAGCCGACGCCCACGAGAACATGCCAGCCAAGTCGACGTACTTCAGTCCGAAACCTCGTTCGGGACTCTTTCTCCGCTATTTCGATTGA